The DNA segment TGTTGTCGGATTTAGCGACGGGGGAAGAGAGGTCTGCTATAAGGAGCTTGGTGGACGATTACCTCTTGGAACTAGGCGTATTGGAGGATGCGTATATAACTTCTAGATACGTGATGCGAGAGTTTAAAAAGGGAGAAGTGGAGAGATTGATGAACGTTGTTATGAAAGTGATGAAAAACGTCGCATGACCTTATGGTTAAAAGGGCCGTTAAAAGGCGAGAGGCCTTTGAAAGCTTGGGAAAATATCTGCGAGTTATTAAGGAAATTGTTAATAAGCTTGATCGGCATGCTGAGGTATTTTTATTCGGCTCTGTGGCGGAGAACAGGTACACTTATTCAAGCGATGTAGATGTGCTTATAGTTACGAAATTGGATCCTGCGAAAGTTCATTTTAAATTATGGAGCTCTGG comes from the Candidatus Bathyarchaeia archaeon genome and includes:
- a CDS encoding nucleotidyltransferase domain-containing protein: MVKRAVKRREAFESLGKYLRVIKEIVNKLDRHAEVFLFGSVAENRYTYSSDVDVLIVTKLDPAKVHFKLWSSGIKEPFEIHVQPPENANLYMRRGKLIKV